The genome window TTCAAGTTTGGGATGATGTCCTTGACTTAATTGCCGATGAGGAAAAACTTGGAAAGCCAGTTGGGAGTGACATAAGGAAAGGCAAGAAGACGCTTATAGTTGCTCACTTCTTCCAGCATGCGAGCGAAGAGGATAAAGCTGAATTCTTGAAGGTGTTCGGCAAATATGCTGGAGATGTTAAGGGCAAGGGCATAATTGAAGAAGACATTAGAGAGGAGGTTGCAAAAGCAATTGAGCTGCTCAAGAAGTATGGAAGCATTGAATATGCTGCAAGATTTGCCAAAGACCTAGTAAAGGAAGCTAAAGAGGCCTTGAAAGTTCTTCCAGAAAGTGAAGCAAGGAGAAATCTTGAGTTATTGGCTGATTTCATCGTGGAGAGGGAGTATTAGTGGATTTTCCTTACTCCCTCCGCTTGAATAATTACGAGGGAGAAATAATTTCGCTGGCTTTCATTTTATTTGTTTTATCTGGTTTAGTTTTTGAGTCCATTAGAATTTGAGATTAACTTTGCATCTCTGTGGAATATCTTGTGTTATCTAATCCTTCCATTGATTTTTGTCGTCGTTGCTCATGAGGTGCTTCATGCTGCAGCTGCAAAGCTCTTTGGGGCTAAAGTTGAGTTTGGAATTTCAGTTTTTGGAAAAGTGAATTTAGCTCCCTACACAGGTATAAGGACTCCTCTAAGAAAGAGAGAGAGTGGATTTACATTATAATTGCCCCTGTTTTATTGTCTGCTGTCGCTTTTGTCCTCGCCTTTGCTTTGAAAAGTCTATGGTGGGGAGTTGTTTTTATATTCAACACTTCTGGCTTAGCGGGGGATTTGTTGGCCTTGATAATCATCGGCAGAATGTCTGATGGTGCTTTGATTGTGGATGAAGGAACTGTTACAAAAGCTACTCATGAATTTCCGAGGATTTCGAGGAGAACTTCCATAATGATCAAGATCCTTGCTTTAGCTTTGCTGCTTTGTATCATTTTGAACTTTAGGGTTGAGGTTGTTATGGGGAAGTGAAGTCACCAAGGTCGAACACCAAATAGCCTTTCTCTCTAAGTTCTTCTTTCCTATCAACATGTTTTGCAATCAATCCGTAATGTTCTGCTTTTGTGCTTATTTTAACGCTTTTGCGCTTTTCTTTTAGTTCTTTTAAGATTTTCATAGCATTTTTGTATGAAAGCTCCTTCCATTTGACCTCAAAGAAGCCCGCTTCGCGTGTGATGCTATTAATAGTCACCAAGTCAATCTCTTTCTCTTTGTCCCACCATCTGCCGATTTTTGTGAACTTGAAGGGGAGCTTACTTTCAATGTTCAGTTTAATCAGAAACTGCCTTGCAACTCTTTCAAAGACTTCTCCAAGATACTTATTGAATTCATCCCTAAAATCCTCAAAACTTATTGCTCCAATCTCTATGTCATCCTTGTAGGGATAAACAAAGCGAAGCCAAAAACGATAGTAAAAGTCTTTTACTCGGTAAATCCCAAACTTTCTGCGCTCTCTTTGTGTTATCGGAAACTCTTTGTAGATTAAGTCGAGTGTTTCAAGTGTTTTCAGGTATTTTGGCAGGTTTGTTATTGCTATCTTAGTTTCGTTAGCTATTTCTGTAAGCTTGGTTTTTCCTTCATTAATAGCTTTTAAGATGTTTAAATAATCTATCGGTTCTCTAAGCTCGTCTTTCAGGAGTCTTTCGGCATCTTCATAAAGGATGCTCACCTTGTTGTAAAAATTGCGCTCAATGTTTTCTTCAACGCTCAGCGAGTCGTTAAAGTACTGAAAATATGCGGGAATTCCATCGATGCATCCGTAAACTTTCACGAGTTCTTCCCATGAGTAGCGGGGAAAAGCTTCTTTTAAGTGGAAGAATCCAATCGGTGAGAGCTTTAGCTGAGCGGTTCTCCTTCCGTAAAGGGGATTTTTATAGCTCATCAAGCTTTCCATCGTGGAAATTGAAGAGCCGAGAAGAATGAGCATAATCCGTGAGTCCTTTAGAATTTCATCCCATATGTACTGGAAAACTGAAGGAATAGATTTGTCCTCCTCCACCCAGTATGGGAACTCATCAATAACAAAAACAAGCCTTTTAAAATCTTTAACTTTTTCAAAAAACTCCTCCAAGCTACGGGCTTCAATGAAGACGTTGAACTTTCTGTTAAAATTCTGAATTAGGCGAGTGAGTTCAAGCTCTATTGGCTCTTTTCTCGCTAAGAAATAAAAGCTGGGTTTGTCTTTTATGAACTGCTTGATTAGTTCAGTTTTTCCAATTCTTCTGCGTCCATAGATTAGGATAAGGTGAGCTTTATTTTGGATGTAAAGCTCCTCAAGTGCTTTGAGTTCTTCTTCTCTGTCGATGAATTTTAGTATCATGATATTAAATATCACGTTATTAAATTTAAGAGTTTCGGCTAAGAGATTTTCACAGTTGATAATGATTTTGCGGTATATAGATTTGGGATTGTGCCGTGATGTTTTAATCAGTATGCAACATCCATCTTTCTGAAAAGGATGTATGCAATTATTAGCATAGCACCTGAAAAAAGCGTGAGCGTAGCTATTTGAAAAGCAGTATTTACTTGTATCCCCAGAAGAGACGCTCTTATTAAGTTCGCTGCATATGTTAAAGGATTAAACTTTGCAATTTCTGAGATGAGTGGGGGGAGATATTCAGGAGGATAGAATATGCCGCTAATTGCTATTATTGGCGTTGTTATCATCCTGTTGAACATTGTTAGCTTGTCTGGAGTCTTTACAACTGCACTGACACAGAATGACAGTGATGCAAATATTATTGAACTCATCACAACAGCATAAAGAAACAGGAATGGGGTGGCATATGAAAGGCTCACTTCATCTTTTATTATTGTAGTAGAAAGCAGCCCTAAGGTTATGGCAGTTGATGACGAGATTATAACAATTGAGAGCACCCTTGAGAGGAAATATTCAGCTCTTGAGGAAAAGCTCAAAATTTGCTCTAACATTCCATTGTATTTATCTGTCCAGAGCATTGACCCGCATAATATCGAAAGCTGCAGAGTATTTATCAAAATGGCAGCAGGTACAAAAAAGGCGGAATAGCTTAAATATCTGTCATACATCGGTATAGGTTTTACAATTTTGTTGTATGCCAATGAAATTATGAAAATGTAAATGAGCGTTGGAAGGAGTAAGCTAAAAAACAGGTGAGGCCTCAGGTCATAGGTCGTTCTTAGATTCCGATATATCAGGCGTCTCATTTTTAATCACCTTAAGATATGCCTCTTCTAAGTTGGCTGAGTTGGTTTTCCTAATTAGAGACTTTGGAGAGTCAATTGTTAATATTCGTCCCTTATTTATAATTGCGATTCTGTCGCATAGTCTTTCTGCTTCCCACATATTGTGAGTTGTAAAGAATACGGGGATTTTCATATTCCTTATAACTTCGATGACCTTATACCTCGATTCAACATCTAAGCCAACTGTAGGCTCATCAAGAAACAATAACGTTGGTTTATGTACTAATTCCCTGGCTATTTGGAGTCTTCTTCTTTGTCCAATTGATAGTTCAATAGCTTTTTTGTTTGGCTTTAAATCGAATTCATTAATAAGTTTTGAGGCTCTTTCTTTGGCTTCCTCTTTGCTTAACCCTCTTAGGTATCCGTAAAGCCAGATATTTTCAAACACTGAGAGATAAGGTTCAAAGCTAATTCGTTGCTGAACATAACCAATGCTTTTTCTTTCCTCTCTTGAAAGCTCTTTTGGACTTTTCCCGAAGATTTTAACGGAGCCTTTGTCTGCCCTTAAGATACCAAGAATTATTCTCACTGTAGTTGTTTTACCAGCACCATTGGGCCCTATAAATCCAAATATCTCTTTTTTAACATCAAAGCTTATTCCTTTAAGCACCCATGTACTGCTAAACTTTTTCCATAAATTTGAGACTGAAATGACCTTCATGGTTTATCCCTTGATTAATTTAAGTAGCTTGAATATTTCAAGATAATGTCCATAGCTTCGTTGAATATTCTACATACTATCGGGCAGGATACTCTTCTCCTAGTTCATAACTTCTGAAGGCTATTCCGGGGCAAACACCACCACATAAGGCATAATACTTACAAGATTTGCATTTTTGGAGTATGTCTAATGATTTTAATTTTCCGTATATGTCTTTCCAATCTCTACGTATATCCCTTGAATCTGACAAGAGTTCTTTTAGTGACTTTTCTTTTAGAGAGCCTAATTTCCATTCTGTCATTCTATCACATGGAGTAATTGTTCCATCAGGTTCAATATTTATATAAGCAATGTAGGGTACACACTGAAATGAGAATTTTTCAAATTCTTTATTATCTTGGAGTAGTTCTATGTTAAATGAGCCAATAATACGAAATCCTGAATTTTCTTTGTTGTATATGGACATTAATCGCAATAAATTCTCAAGAAACTCTCGAATTTCTTGTATAGTTGGTCTAAACTCTTTCCAATTTATAAATCCACATCCAACTGGCATTATTAAAGTTGGAATCCACATAGAGACATTTAGATCAAGCAAAAGGTCAACAAAATCTTCCATTCTTCCTATTAGATGTCCTCTCAAAGAACTAGCAACAGCTACGTTTACACCATTATCGGTTAATGTTTTGATTGAGGTAATAATTTTTTATATGCGCCAGGAACACCAACAAAGGGATCAACATCCTGCTCGCTAATGCCATGTAATGAGACTTGGACAATAAGATTATCAATTTTAGATATTTTTTAATTATCTCCGGGGTTAGAAGTGTGGCATTTGTATAAACTCGTAGTGGAAATGCATATTCACCTGCATACTGAAGTAGTTGGAGAGTGTCCCTTCTTAGAAAAGGTTCTCCCCCTGTGAAGAATAAATAACTTGCTCCATATTCTGAGAGTTGATCAATTATGTTCATCCATTCCTTGGCTGTTAGTTCTTTAATTTGTGGGCTCCACTTATTATTACCTTGAAGACAATGTTTACATTGGAAGTTACATCTATGAGTCAAAGTTAGAAGGGCTCTGCTACACATACTAAATGGATAAATTTCTACAGATTTGCTCTCGTATGTATCGCTGAAAGTAATTATCCCTAGGTTATGCATTTCTAGTATTGTTTTAGCAACATCTTCTTGTGGTACCCCCATGTCATTGGATATTTCTTCACATATTTGATCAAATGTTAGCTTCTCTTTTGAAATTCTCAGTACAATTTCTTTGAAAATAGAATCACCGAATCACCGAAATAATAATCATTTTGGTAATAGGGTTCGACGAAATAATACTTGCCCCTATATTCATGAAGGCGTAATGGTCTAAGAAGAGATATATAGACCATTCTGCTCACCCTAAGGGAAAAATATTAAAAATTTGAAATTAAACGTTATTGGCTAACTTATTTATCTCATCTATGAACTCTTTATGATATACTGAAATTCCGATATATTTATCTTCTCCAGCATGGAAACCTTTTGTATTTATCACACAACTAAACTTTTTTAAATGTTGAGAACTCCTTTTCCTATTCATCATTATCACCAAAATATTACTATAACTCTTTGTTTATTTTTTCTATAACTATAAGTTTAAAACAAAAAGTTAGATATACAATCTACCAAACTCAAAAACTAGTAATGATAAAAAGGGAATAAAAGCAAAGCTCACTCAATAAACACCGCAGGCTTCATCGGCATTGCTTGCTTCTTCTTTCCGCCTTTGTCCTCCTCTGGATTAATTACAATCTCCAAGCCAAGCTCCTTCTCAATGAAGTCTTTTGCTTCTCTCAAGGCTTTCTCCTCATCAATGCGCTTTATGTCAAAAGCTCTCTCTTTTATCAGCTTGTTCACTAGGTTTGCCACTTCTTTGCCCTTCTTTCTCATCTCTGGATCTTTCATGACTTCGCTCATCACAGCCTTAAAGTCTCTCTTCTCTGCAACAATCTCAGCAACTTTCCACTTCCACTCTGGAGCTGTATAGATATAGGCTTTCTTTGCATCCTCCAGCTTTGCAACCTTTATAATTTCCTTAATGTCCTCAATCAGCGACTTAATGTAATCCTCTTCCAGCTCTATTGCCTCGTTCCACCACTCTGGATTTGGCTCAGGCCACTTAGCCAAGCTGACAAATCCCTCTCCGCCTAGCTTTTCCCACAGCTCCTCACAGATATGTGGTGTAAACGGTGCCATCAAGCGAACCCATATATTCGCCAGTGTCCTCAAGACATAGCGCTTTGCTTCGTCGTCTCTGCCTTCAGTCCTCCTCATGTACCATCTCAAGTCGTTCAATATGCTGTAGAATGCCCACTGGACAGCAGTCCTCGTCCTAAACTCTTCCAAGGCTTTAGTTGCTCCCTCAATCGCTTTGTTCAATCTGTGTAGCATCCATTTGTCAATGTCTTTCAACTCAGCTGGCTTTGCCTCATATTCAGCAAATTCGCTTATCAGCTCATAGAACCTCTCTAACTGTCCTCTCAGCTTTGATACTTCTTTGTTCCTCCAGTCAAAGTCGCTGTCATGCTCAGCTAAGCTCATTATGTACAGCCTCACGACATCGGCTCCGTTCTCGTTTATCGCGTCAATGAAGTTCAGTACGTTTCCTTTGCTCTTGCTCATCTTCTTACCTTCCAGCGTTCCGTAGCCATTGACGGCTATTCCCTTCGGCCAGTGCTCCCTTCTGAACAGTGCTACATGATTGAAGACAAAGAACGTTAGGTGGTTTGGGATTAGGTCTTTAGCAGAGCATCTCCAGTCCAGTGGATACCAGTATTCAAACTCCTCTTTCATCTCTCTGATAACTTCAGCTGGAATTCCAGTCTTTTTGCTCAGCTCTTTCTCTTTCTCCTCGCTCCTCTCATCTAGGAATATGTAATCGAACAGCTCTGGAATCAGTTGCTCCCCTCTAATGCCGTACTTGTTAATCGCTCTTGAGATTGTGTAGTAAGCCATGTAAATCGTTGAATCGCTCAAGCTCTCAATCACCCATTCTGGGTCCCAAGGTAGCGGAGTTCCCAGTCCAATCTTTCTTGCACATGCTTTCTTGTCCAGCCAGTCAAATACAGCTTTGAATTGGGCTCTCCTTGACTCTGGGATTATTTTCATCTGCTCCAAGCACTCAAAAGCCTTAGCTTTCCACTCTGGGTTTCCGTAGTCAATGAACCACTGGTCGTGGATTATCTTAATCACAGCCCTGTTTCCAAACCTTGAAATGACATTCTTTTCAGCAAATTCATACATGATGTCGGCGATTCCTTTCTTCTTCATGTCTTCAGCAATTATGTCCTTAACTTTGCTCACTGGAATGCCCTTGTACGGCTCAATCTTGAAGATGCCCTTATGGTATTCAGCCTTGTATATTGTCTTTGTTGCCTGCTCCAGCTTTTCTTTGTCCTCTTGGCTCTTCACTCCTAGCTTTGCAACCTCTTCAACTGCTGGGAACTCGCCGTAGCCTTCCAGCTCAATCAGCGAGATGTACGTGATGTTCTCGACGATTCTTGGATCAATATCATACTTCAGCAAAATGTCTGTGTTTCTCTTCAAATCTTCCAGAGCGGCATGGTCAAATGGTGCATGCGCTGGAACGCTCATAACAACACCGGTTGCGTTGTCTGGGTCAACGAAATCTGCTGGCAGAATTATTATCTCATCTCCAGTAACGGGATTCTTAACCCACTTGCCTATCAGCTTCTCTCCCTTGAACTCCTCCAATACTTCAATCTCCTTATCTTGGAAGCTCAGCTTATAGGCTGCCTCTTTGCTGACTACCCATATTTCCTCTTTTCCTTTGTATATCACTTTAGCTTTGACGTATGTAGCATTGGGGTTCAGCCACATGTTAGTTACTCCGTAAACTGTCTCTGGTCTCAGCGTTGCTGCTGGCAAGTAAATAATCTCACCATCCTCCTCTAAGATGAACTTAATTAAGATGTACTCCAAAATTGGAACATCTTCTCCATCCATCAAATCATGGTCGCCGAGAGGTGTTCCAACAACTGGATCCCATCTAACTCTGTGTGCTCCTTTAACTATCAGCCCTTTCTCTTTCAGCCTCAAGAACTGCCAAGTTATGAAAGCATTAAACTGCGGATGCAGTGAAGTTGTGTGAAACTCTCTGCTCCAGTCAACGCTGAATCCAGCTCTAATGAATGTCTCCTTTGCTGCTTTCATGAAGTATTTGACGATGTTTATTGGATCCTCAAACGTCCACAGAATATCTTCCGGCACTTTGTAAACATCTCTGTAAACAAAAATCGTCTGAGGATCGCGGTGCTTTATTCTTTCGGCAATTCCAACTATTGGTGAACCTGTGATGTGCCATGCCATTGGGAACAAAACATTGTAACCCTGCATTCTCTTGAATCTCGCTATAACATCTGGGATTGTGTACGTCCTTGCGTGTCCAACGTGCAGATGCCCTGATAGGTATGGGAAAGCAACTGTGATGTAGAACTTTGGCTTATTTCTATCTATCTTTGGCTCAAAGATTTTCTCTTCGTTCCACTTCTTCTGCCACTTCTCCTCAATAGCCCTAAAATCTACCATAGTCTGACCTCCCTAATGGTTGTTTGAACAGCAAAAAGAGCATGCACGGAGAATTTTTGAGAATGCCAAATAGGGGGATTATCGAAGAAATACTCAGCCTTGATAGTTGAGAAGATACTCCCCCCTCATTGGCATCGCCATAGATTTGGAATTGGAGTATTTAAAAGTTGTGGTTGTCTGAGTATCTTTGGGATTTGGATAGGGAGAATCGCAACTTTTAAAAACTCAAACTCTAAACTCACCTCGACTAGGCGGGGGAACCCGCGGGATGTTCCGCTCTGCGGAGAACCACAAACAGCGAAAGCGAGGTGGAAAGAATGGGAATGTACAAATACATTAGGGAAGCTTGGAAGAGCCCAAAGAAGAGCTATGTTGGACAGCTTTTGAAGGTTAGAATGATTAAGTGGAGAAGGGAGCCAAGCGTTGTTAGGATTGAGAGACCAACAAGACTTGACAGAGCAAGGAGCTTAGGCTATCAGGCAAAGCAGGGTTATGTAATCGTTAGGGTTAGAGTTAGGAGAGGAGGAAGAAAGAGGCCCAGGTGGAGGGGCGGTAGAAAGCCCTCAAAGATGGGTATGGTCAAGTACTCACCAAAGAAGTCTTTGCAGTGGATTGCTGAGGAAAAAGCTGCGAGAAAGTTCCCCAACCTTGAAGTGCTCAACTCCTACTGGGTTGGCGAGGATGGAATGTATAAGTGGTTTGAGGTTATAATGGTTGACCCACACCACCCAGTCATCAAGTCCGATCCTAAGATAGCTTGGATTGCAATGAAGGTTCACAAGGGTAGAGTCTTTAGAGGTCTCACAAGTGCAGGTAAGAAGTCAAGAGGACTTAGAAACAAGGGTAAGGGTGCTGAGAAGATTAGACCAAGCATTAGAGCAAACAAGGGTAAAGGTAAGTGATTTGCTTTTCTTATTCTCTTTTACTTGGATTAACCCTTTTTGGTGTAAATTTCTGATAATTTTCCTTTAATTGGTTCAAATTCGTGAATTTGACGATTTTGAGGGAAATGCTTAAATTTCATGAGCGATATATTTTAAAATGAGAGAGTGAAAAATGTTTGAGGTGAGAGCTATGGCAAAGCTTCAAGCTCATAGTGTAAAGATTAGGACGTTCATTCATGCAACTGAAGACCCCGAAAAGGTGCTGGAGGCGTTGGAGACTCTATTTCCAGAGGATTTGTCACCTCAAGATGTTGACTTTGAGATAATTGAGACAGAAGGTTACTTTGGAAACCCAATCCTTGTCATGGACGCAGAGATTAAGAGGAGCAAAAACGTAAGAAAATTCCTTGAGAACCTCAAAGCTCTGCTTAGTGAGGAAGATAAAGCTTACCTCATTGAGCATGCTGAGGAAAAAGTTGACGAGACTGGAACCTTCTACATTCGCTTTGACAAGCAGAGAGCATACTTAGGAGAAGTTAAAGTTACTGAGGGTGAAGATGTTATCCATGTAAGAATTAAGGTTAAGGCATTCCCAATGAAGAAAGAAAGCGTTGTAAAATCAGTTAAGGAGTGGCTGAGCGAATGAAGTGGGTTGAGCTAGATATCAGAGATGAGAAAGCTTACGAATTAGCTGAGGAGTGGTATGATGAAGTTGTCTTTACAAAAAAGCTTGCATTAAATGGTAACCTAGATTATGAAAAGCTGAAGGAGGAAATCAAAGAGCTCAGAGAAAAGTACGGAAAAGTTGCCCTCCTCGTGATTACGAACAAGCCCTCACTAATTAGAGAAATCAAAAACAGAAACCTCAAAGCTCTCCTCTACGTTCAAGGAGGCAATATGAAGATTAACCGCTTTGCTCTTGAAGTTGGTGTTGATGCTCTCATAAGTCCAGAATTTGGAAGGAAAGATAACGGATTTGATCATGTTCTTGC of Thermococcus sp. M39 contains these proteins:
- a CDS encoding 50S ribosomal protein L15e, with amino-acid sequence MGMYKYIREAWKSPKKSYVGQLLKVRMIKWRREPSVVRIERPTRLDRARSLGYQAKQGYVIVRVRVRRGGRKRPRWRGGRKPSKMGMVKYSPKKSLQWIAEEKAARKFPNLEVLNSYWVGEDGMYKWFEVIMVDPHHPVIKSDPKIAWIAMKVHKGRVFRGLTSAGKKSRGLRNKGKGAEKIRPSIRANKGKGK
- a CDS encoding ATP-binding protein, whose product is MILKFIDREEELKALEELYIQNKAHLILIYGRRRIGKTELIKQFIKDKPSFYFLARKEPIELELTRLIQNFNRKFNVFIEARSLEEFFEKVKDFKRLVFVIDEFPYWVEEDKSIPSVFQYIWDEILKDSRIMLILLGSSISTMESLMSYKNPLYGRRTAQLKLSPIGFFHLKEAFPRYSWEELVKVYGCIDGIPAYFQYFNDSLSVEENIERNFYNKVSILYEDAERLLKDELREPIDYLNILKAINEGKTKLTEIANETKIAITNLPKYLKTLETLDLIYKEFPITQRERRKFGIYRVKDFYYRFWLRFVYPYKDDIEIGAISFEDFRDEFNKYLGEVFERVARQFLIKLNIESKLPFKFTKIGRWWDKEKEIDLVTINSITREAGFFEVKWKELSYKNAMKILKELKEKRKSVKISTKAEHYGLIAKHVDRKEELREKGYLVFDLGDFTSP
- a CDS encoding ABC transporter permease, with protein sequence MRRLIYRNLRTTYDLRPHLFFSLLLPTLIYIFIISLAYNKIVKPIPMYDRYLSYSAFFVPAAILINTLQLSILCGSMLWTDKYNGMLEQILSFSSRAEYFLSRVLSIVIISSSTAITLGLLSTTIIKDEVSLSYATPFLFLYAVVMSSIIFASLSFCVSAVVKTPDKLTMFNRMITTPIIAISGIFYPPEYLPPLISEIAKFNPLTYAANLIRASLLGIQVNTAFQIATLTLFSGAMLIIAYILFRKMDVAY
- a CDS encoding Ribonuclease P protein component 3, producing the protein MKWVELDIRDEKAYELAEEWYDEVVFTKKLALNGNLDYEKLKEEIKELREKYGKVALLVITNKPSLIREIKNRNLKALLYVQGGNMKINRFALEVGVDALISPEFGRKDNGFDHVLAKIAAKNDVAIGFSISQLLRANPYERANILKFMMKNWQLVEKYKVPRFLTSSAENLWEVRAPRDLMSLGIALGMEIPQAKASVSFYPEKIVKRK
- a CDS encoding radical SAM protein, giving the protein MGVPQEDVAKTILEMHNLGIITFSDTYESKSVEIYPFSMCSRALLTLTHRCNFQCKHCLQGNNKWSPQIKELTAKEWMNIIDQLSEYGASYLFFTGGEPFLRRDTLQLLQYAGEYAFPLRVYTNATLLTPEIIKKYLKLIILLSKSHYMALASRMLIPLLVFLAHIKNYYLNQNINR
- a CDS encoding SPASM domain-containing protein: MEDFVDLLLDLNVSMWIPTLIMPVGCGFINWKEFRPTIQEIREFLENLLRLMSIYNKENSGFRIIGSFNIELLQDNKEFEKFSFQCVPYIAYINIEPDGTITPCDRMTEWKLGSLKEKSLKELLSDSRDIRRDWKDIYGKLKSLDILQKCKSCKYYALCGGVCPGIAFRSYELGEEYPAR
- a CDS encoding RNA-binding protein; this translates as MAKLQAHSVKIRTFIHATEDPEKVLEALETLFPEDLSPQDVDFEIIETEGYFGNPILVMDAEIKRSKNVRKFLENLKALLSEEDKAYLIEHAEEKVDETGTFYIRFDKQRAYLGEVKVTEGEDVIHVRIKVKAFPMKKESVVKSVKEWLSE
- the leuS gene encoding leucine--tRNA ligase — protein: MVDFRAIEEKWQKKWNEEKIFEPKIDRNKPKFYITVAFPYLSGHLHVGHARTYTIPDVIARFKRMQGYNVLFPMAWHITGSPIVGIAERIKHRDPQTIFVYRDVYKVPEDILWTFEDPINIVKYFMKAAKETFIRAGFSVDWSREFHTTSLHPQFNAFITWQFLRLKEKGLIVKGAHRVRWDPVVGTPLGDHDLMDGEDVPILEYILIKFILEEDGEIIYLPAATLRPETVYGVTNMWLNPNATYVKAKVIYKGKEEIWVVSKEAAYKLSFQDKEIEVLEEFKGEKLIGKWVKNPVTGDEIIILPADFVDPDNATGVVMSVPAHAPFDHAALEDLKRNTDILLKYDIDPRIVENITYISLIELEGYGEFPAVEEVAKLGVKSQEDKEKLEQATKTIYKAEYHKGIFKIEPYKGIPVSKVKDIIAEDMKKKGIADIMYEFAEKNVISRFGNRAVIKIIHDQWFIDYGNPEWKAKAFECLEQMKIIPESRRAQFKAVFDWLDKKACARKIGLGTPLPWDPEWVIESLSDSTIYMAYYTISRAINKYGIRGEQLIPELFDYIFLDERSEEKEKELSKKTGIPAEVIREMKEEFEYWYPLDWRCSAKDLIPNHLTFFVFNHVALFRREHWPKGIAVNGYGTLEGKKMSKSKGNVLNFIDAINENGADVVRLYIMSLAEHDSDFDWRNKEVSKLRGQLERFYELISEFAEYEAKPAELKDIDKWMLHRLNKAIEGATKALEEFRTRTAVQWAFYSILNDLRWYMRRTEGRDDEAKRYVLRTLANIWVRLMAPFTPHICEELWEKLGGEGFVSLAKWPEPNPEWWNEAIELEEDYIKSLIEDIKEIIKVAKLEDAKKAYIYTAPEWKWKVAEIVAEKRDFKAVMSEVMKDPEMRKKGKEVANLVNKLIKERAFDIKRIDEEKALREAKDFIEKELGLEIVINPEEDKGGKKKQAMPMKPAVFIE
- a CDS encoding ABC transporter ATP-binding protein, which produces MKVISVSNLWKKFSSTWVLKGISFDVKKEIFGFIGPNGAGKTTTVRIILGILRADKGSVKIFGKSPKELSREERKSIGYVQQRISFEPYLSVFENIWLYGYLRGLSKEEAKERASKLINEFDLKPNKKAIELSIGQRRRLQIARELVHKPTLLFLDEPTVGLDVESRYKVIEVIRNMKIPVFFTTHNMWEAERLCDRIAIINKGRILTIDSPKSLIRKTNSANLEEAYLKVIKNETPDISESKNDL